One genomic region from Gadus morhua chromosome 9, gadMor3.0, whole genome shotgun sequence encodes:
- the LOC115550852 gene encoding zinc finger protein 862-like, with amino-acid sequence MESFDPIIVLEHEAIIGGFKCLYWLVKNEIAHQTNYPKLLSLAELLGCDYFKKLKIDKSNNYRSHRIIDEMLEILAEVLEEPILMDIRSSRAISLEIDESTDVSVSRQLVLHIRYLDKEGQVYNQFLDLVSVIDGKADTIVSAVKTVLLKKGIPTEKLYGLGTDGAAVMTGRLNGVAKQLEDSFPKLLAVACAAHKLALACKDASNSVPYMATFRDHLQDLYLFFRNSANRTATLKAASLILGVTDLKVKEVKDTRWLSQHKAIQMLQRNLAAVLGALAEEAEIRKCPTAKGLYTFCGTYRFVASVYLQADVLPHLACLSKVFKKAHVNFLHIKEQVPVTIQTLLDIREAGQTPIPGSFLSRLHEDLEDPDKLGPFKIKREAERGRRGEDVQDQSREAQWCRFEQQVIQPYITGLETELKRRFQELNILGAFNVLTPQSAALPDNMSIAQLQTLAKKFCPDQEKVLLKEWFSFKNHTITGSLQNKSQEELLTLLASEYDEWLDLYPCLSLLASIALIVPVSSVKCERDFSAMNRIKTDLMNRLQGEHLAACLRISINGPKPNKVPYDRALEFFFRNPRRIRCSDVACKLCTFG; translated from the exons ATGGAATCATTTGACCCAATAATTGTGTTGGAGCATGAGGCCATAATTGGTGGTTTCAAGTGCCTTTACTGGCTTGTAAAAAACGAAATAGCCCACCAAACCAACTACCCCAAGCTTCTGAGCCTGGCAGAGCTTTTAGGGTGTGATTATTTTAAAAAATTAAAG ATTGACAAGAGTAATAATTATAGGTCTCATCGTATAATTGATGAGATGCTGGAGATCCTAGCAGAGGTCCTGGAGGAACCTATTCTCATGGACATCAGGTCATCACGGGCGATTAGCCTGGAGATAGATGAGAGCACTGATGTCTCTGTGTCCAGGCAACTGGTTTTGCACATCAG GTACTTGGATAAAGAGGGACAGGTGTACAATCAGTTCCTGGATCTGGTATCCGTCATTGACGGCAAAGCGGACACCATTGTTTCCGCTGTCAAAACAGTCCTTCTCAAAAAGGGCATCCCGACTGAGAAGCTATATGGACTCGGGACTGATGGGGCAGCTGTCATGACAG GGCGTTTGAATGGTGTTGCAAAGCAGCTTGAAGACAGCTTTCCCAAACTTTTGGCTGTGGCTTGTGCTGCCCACAAACTGGCCCTTGCTTGCAAGGATGCTTCAAATAGTGTCCCATACATGGCTACATTTAGGGACCACTTGCAGGATCTATACCTGTTTTTTAGAAATAGTGCCAATCGGACCGCCACTCTCAAGGCTGCATCCCTTATCCTGGGTGTCACTGACCTGAAGGTTAAG GAAGTGAAGGACACGCGATGGCTTTCACAGCATAAAGCCATACAGATGCTACAGAGGAACCTGGCTGCTGTCCTTGGGGCCTTGGCGGAGGAGGCAGAGATAAGGAAGTGTCCCACAGCCAAGGGGCTGTACACTTTCTGTGGGACTTACAGATTTGTGGCCTCTGTATATCTACAGGCAGATGTTTTGCCCCACCTAGCCTGTCTCTCAAAAGTGTTCAAGAAAGCACATGTAAATTTTTTACACATCAAAGAGCAG GTTCCCGTCACCATCCAGACCCTCCTGGATATAAGAGAGGCTGGGCAGACTCCGATCCCAGGATCGTTCCTGTCTCGCTTGCACGAGGACCTAGAGGATCCTGACAAGCTTGGACCCTTCAAAATCAAGCGTGAGGCTgagaggggcaggaggggggaagATGTCCAGGACCAGTCGAGGGAGGCACAGTGGTGCAGATTCGAGCAACAG GTCATTCAACCCTACATTACTGGCCTGGAGACTGAACTGAAAAGGAGGTTCCAGGAGCTGAACATCCTAGGAGCCTTCAATGTCCTTACACCTCAGTCGGCTGCCCTCCCTGACAATATGTCCATTGCACAGCTCCAGACTCTGGCAAAAAAATTCTGTCCAGACCAAGAGAAGGTGCTCCTCAAAGAGTGGTTTTCTTTCAAAAACCATACCATTACAGGGTCATTACAG AACAAGAGCCAGGAGGAGCTCCTGACTCTGCTGGCGAGTGAGTATGATGAGTGGTTAGACCTCTACCCCTGCCTCAGTCTCCTTGCCAGCATTGCCCTGATTGTCCCAGTCTCATCTGTGAAATGCGAGCGGGATTTCTCAGCTATGAATAGG ATAAAAACAGACCTCATGAACAGGCTTCAAGGGGAACACCTGGCAGCCTGCTTAAGAATCTCCATAAATGGGCCAAAACCGAATAAGGTCCCTTATGATCGGGCACTTGAGTTCTTTTTCAGGAACCCACGTAGAATTAGGTGTTCTGATGTGGCATGCAAGCTTTGCACATTCGGCTAA